Sequence from the Phragmites australis chromosome 6, lpPhrAust1.1, whole genome shotgun sequence genome:
TTCTGTTTTGCTTAACAAAATTTTAACCTCAACATGGATTTTTCGGTGTAGGCTTTAGCTGATTTACTGAAAAAGAGGCTATTGGAAGAAGGGCGGAAGCCATATGTGATTCCTGTCGGTGGATCAAACTCATTAGGAACTTGGTATTATCCTATATTCACTATTAACTGCGAAACCATGATtgcatatcatatttttgtgtTTGTATTATAGTCCATCTAAAAAACAGTCTTTGTTGCTATGCTTGAAATGAACACTATTAGCATCTCATTTTGTTATAAAGATCTGTTGGCCTTTATAGTTTATACTACACTGGGGATATTATAGGCGCTGAATGTAGTGGGTGGATCTCATGTAATGCAAGAAGATCTGTGTAACACGTGACATAGTGGCTGATTAGTGGAATGTAGTGCAGTGACTTATGGTGATCAATGTAAAGAAGCTGAAGAGGGGGAAATGtagcatattttttattttgagctGTGTGTCAACTGTTAGGTGAATAAAAATAAGAGATTACAGGCTGTAAAGATAACAGTTGGATTTCAAGTAGCCTATCATACTCTctcaaaaaattatcaaatgaaTACTTATCTTAATAAATCTTATAGGGGATATATTGAGGCGACAAGGGAGATTGAGCAACAAattcagcactctgctgacgaTCAGtttgatgatattattgttgCATGTGGCAGGTATTTCATCAACACATGTTGTTTATTACTTTTTACGGTATATGTGTGTATGCCTAGATCCCATTATGCATGCCTCGATCCAGAAAGTTGCAAGATTGTCAGTTTATGGCTGGAGATATTTAATTTCATGCAGTGGTGGAACCATTGCTGGTCTTGCATTAGGATCAAGATTGAGCAGCTTAAAGGCAAAAGTACGATCTTCCTTTATTTGTTGACTTATCCTGCTGAAGTTTCCAGACTAATAAGTTGCTTGTAGGATAGGTCCATGCATTCTCTGTTTGTGATGATCCTGGATACTTCTATGACTATGTTCAAGGTTTGATTGATGGACTTAAATCTGGTTTGGATTCACGTGATATAGTCAGCATTGAAAGTGTAAGTATACTTTGGAACTTTCAATATTGGATAGTAAATTATTTTGGTACGCAGACTCCAAAAATTACATCTTCTGTGTCCTACAACCACGACCTTGTCTAAATGCATATATCATATAGAGAATATAATTGTTCTGCAACTTATTTGTTCATTTCACAATTTAGCTTTTACAATGTAATTCTAATCATTGAACTCATCTTGTTCATATAAGTTGGGAGTCTGTGAACATTTACTTGCTCAACTGCAACTTCCGCTTGACAGGCTAAGGGATTAGGTTATGCCATGAACACAGCTGAGGAGCTTAAGTTTGTCAAAGACATAGCTGCAGCAACAGGCATTGTCCTTGATCCAGTCTACAGGTGCTATACATTCCTTATGTTGAAGTAATGAAATAGGTTTGGCATGGGATATATGATCTAATATCCTGTGCGCTAGTCTTAGCTGGTCATAAAATTGTATAAATGTTTTACTTTGTCAAGCTAATACTGaagatccttaaaaaaaaattcccttcCTTAATGAGCATATACATGTTTTATCTTACTGCAGTGGGAAGGCAGCATATGGAATGTTGAAAGACATGGCTAGCAATCCAACAAAGTGGAAAGGGCGGAAAATCCTGTTTGTCCACACAGGTGGTCTTCTTGGATTGTGTGATAAGGTTGACGAGTTGTCATCTTTGTCTGGGAGCTGGCGCAAAATGGACCTTGAAGATTCTATTCCGCGCAAAGATGGCACTGGTAAGATGTTCTGATTGGTATGGTCCAAATGCTTCCATGATGGTTTAGTCTTCCAGACATTGTTTGCAATACAGAGTATAATTATACATTTGTGCAAGAAAATGCAGAATAGAGAGGGTTGGCATGGAGTAGAGTATTGATGGAATTTAAGAATAAAGCACATTTTTCTGCCATTTGGAAATAAAGCTCTGTATATTGATGTTTGGGCTCCTTTTCCggtctttctttttcttatctaaGCTTGCTTTTAGTTGTAAAGAATTCCAGTATTGGATCTGTTAGCACAAAGG
This genomic interval carries:
- the LOC133921111 gene encoding putative D-cysteine desulfhydrase 1, mitochondrial isoform X4, encoding MFLVGLLRPALPVTPTLQLPHRHAAVRRRSLIAAAGMAGVTATSPAAAQIGGFLSKKPYVPPSWATHLSPVPSHTFSLGHFPTPIHKWNLPNLPEGTEVWIKRDDLSGMQLSGNKVRKLEFLMEDAVAQSADCIITVGGIQSNHCRATAVAAKYLNLDCYLILRTSKLLVEKDPGLVGNLLVERLVGAHIDLVSKEEYGKIGSVALADLLKKRLLEEGRKPYVIPVGGSNSLGTWGYIEATREIEQQIQHSADDQFDDIIVACGSGGTIAGLALGSRLSSLKAKVHAFSVCDDPGYFYDYVQGLIDGLKSGLDSRDIVSIESAKGLGYAMNTAEELKFVKDIAAATGIVLDPVYSGKAAYGMLKDMASNPTKWKGRKILFVHTGGLLGLCDKVDELSSLSGSWRKMDLEDSIPRKDGTE
- the LOC133921111 gene encoding putative D-cysteine desulfhydrase 1, mitochondrial isoform X2, whose translation is MFLVGLLRPALPVTPTLQLPHRHAAVRRRSLIAAAGMAGVTATSPAAAQIGGFLSKKPYVPPSWATHLSPVPSHTFSLGHFPTPIHKWNLPNLPEGTEVWIKRDDLSGMQLSGNKVRKLEFLMEDAVAQSADCIITVGGIQSNHCRATAVAAKYLNLDCYLILRTSKLLVEKDPGLVGNLLVERLVGAHIDLVSKEEYGKIGSVALADLLKKRLLEEGRKPYVIPVGGSNSLGTWGYIEATREIEQQIQHSADDQFDDIIVACGSGGTIAGLALGSRLSSLKAKVHAFSVCDDPGYFYDYVQGLIDGLKSGLDSRDIVSIESAKGLGYAMNTAEELKFVKDIAAATGIVLDPVYSGKAAYGMLKDMASNPTKWKGRKILFVHTGGLLGLCDKVDELSSLSGSWRKMDLEDSIPRKDGTAFQRYRRDC
- the LOC133921111 gene encoding putative D-cysteine desulfhydrase 1, mitochondrial isoform X3 — its product is MFLVGLLRPALPVTPTLQLPHRHAAVRRRSLIAAAGMAGVTATSPAAAQIGGFLSKKPYVPPSWATHLSPVPSHTFSLGHFPTPIHKWNLPNLPEGTEVWIKRDDLSGMQLSGNKVRKLEFLMEDAVAQSADCIITVGGIQSNHCRATAVAAKYLNLDCYLILRTSKLLVEKDPGLVGNLLVERLVGAHIDLVSKEEYGKIGSVALADLLKKRLLEEGRKPYVIPVGGSNSLGTWGYIEATREIEQQIQHSADDQFDDIIVACGSGGTIAGLALGSRLSSLKAKVHAFSVCDDPGYFYDYVQGLIDGLKSGLDSRDIVSIESAKGLGYAMNTAEELKFVKDIAAATGIVLDPVYSGKAAYGMLKDMASNPTKWKGRKILFVHTGGLLGLCDKVDELSSLSGSWRKMDLEDSIPRKDGTGKMF